The following proteins are encoded in a genomic region of Pseudodesulfovibrio mercurii:
- a CDS encoding NADH:flavin oxidoreductase/NADH oxidase has translation MANAFDTFTLKDITLKNRIVVPPMCQYQAVDGMPNQWHEVHYPSLARGGAGLVIVEATAVSPEGRITPACLGLWNDAQAEALAGIAASIRRSGAVPGIQIGHAGRKASAHVPWQGDDHMAEDDPEAWETISPSAIPFGANLPRVPRAMTPADIRRVQADFVAAARRALGAGFEWLELHFAHGYLGQSFLSVHANKRTDEYGGDLAGRGRFLRETVAAVREVWPERLPLTARLGVIEFDGRDEATLADAVSLTRDFRSLGLDLLDVSLGFSTPDANIPWGPALLAPYAQRIRNEAGIPVSSAWNIDTPELVRDVLAREQMDLVMLGHRHLVNPHYPYELARALGVENPARTTLPPSYAHWLDRYRASDER, from the coding sequence ATGGCCAATGCATTCGACACGTTCACGCTCAAGGACATCACCCTGAAAAACCGCATCGTGGTGCCGCCCATGTGCCAGTACCAGGCCGTGGACGGCATGCCCAACCAGTGGCACGAGGTCCACTATCCGTCCCTGGCCCGGGGCGGGGCGGGCCTGGTCATCGTCGAGGCCACGGCGGTCTCGCCCGAGGGGCGCATCACCCCGGCCTGCCTGGGCCTGTGGAACGACGCCCAGGCCGAGGCCCTGGCCGGGATCGCGGCGTCCATCAGGCGGTCCGGGGCCGTGCCCGGCATCCAGATCGGCCACGCGGGCCGCAAGGCGAGCGCCCACGTGCCGTGGCAGGGCGACGACCACATGGCCGAGGACGACCCCGAGGCCTGGGAGACCATCTCTCCGTCGGCCATTCCCTTCGGGGCCAACCTGCCGCGCGTGCCCAGGGCGATGACTCCGGCGGACATACGGCGCGTCCAGGCGGACTTCGTCGCGGCCGCGCGCCGCGCCCTGGGTGCCGGGTTCGAGTGGCTGGAGCTGCACTTCGCCCACGGCTACCTGGGACAAAGCTTCCTGTCCGTGCACGCCAACAAGCGCACCGACGAGTACGGCGGCGACCTGGCCGGGCGCGGCCGGTTCCTGCGCGAGACCGTGGCCGCCGTGCGCGAGGTCTGGCCCGAGCGGCTGCCCCTGACCGCGCGCCTGGGGGTCATCGAATTCGACGGCCGCGACGAGGCGACCCTGGCGGACGCGGTCAGCCTGACCCGCGACTTCCGCTCCCTGGGGCTGGACCTGCTCGACGTCAGCCTGGGCTTTTCCACCCCGGACGCGAACATACCCTGGGGCCCGGCCCTGCTGGCGCCCTATGCCCAACGCATCCGCAACGAGGCGGGCATCCCGGTGTCCTCGGCCTGGAACATCGACACCCCGGAGCTGGTCCGCGACGTCCTGGCCCGCGAGCAGATGGACCTGGTCATGCTCGGCCACCGGCACCTGGTCAACCCCCACTATCCCTACGAGCTGGCCAGGGCCCTGGGCGTCGAAAACCCGGCCCGGACGACCCTCCCCCCGTCCTATGCCCACTGGCTGGACCGTTACCGGGCCAGCGACGAGCGGTAG
- a CDS encoding methyl-accepting chemotaxis protein produces the protein MQFKSIKTKIVVMAGGCLLTTVVVLVGIQMFSQSRSDRFVGEKVNELIEKETSQSLMAVAQREAGTISRKLNINLDTARTIADAFNAVRKASGAGASFNLRTAFNDILLRVLENNTEFLGAYSAWEPEALDGQDALHAGDKESGHDATGRFVPYWNRDESGRIARQALVGYEDASKHPNGVTKGGWYLFPRERGRENILDPFPYIVQGRQEWLTTMSAPIVADGKFLGVAGTDLRLKFIQQLSEEVAKSLYGGEARVQVVSYLGIVVADSRNPDSVGRPFKDVYQGDWKKIVDSIQGSKSYADMTPGRKTVDVSAPIELGRTGTPWGILIEVDRNVVFAEARHLAEVMAENSQNNVVIGVSAGAVIVLLACLVLWFLANSLVAPVRKAVAFAEKIAGGDFVDNRIDVKQKDEIGVLSRTLKDMADKLKGVVVDVKSASESVASGSTELSASSQSVSEGATTQAASIEEITSSMEEMTSNIAQNAQNAQETDTLATKAADDARVSGEAVEQTVASMRSIAEKISIVEEIARQTNLLALNAAIEAARAGEHGKGFAVVAAEVRKLAERSGAAAAEISELSGSSVEVAEKAGEMLKRLVPDIEKTATLVQEITAASNEQNAGAGQINHAIAQLDTVIQQNASAAEQMASTSAELAGQGKHLQEVMAFFHVEERGMPRTATKVVRNRPAAIPQSKSAPARPQGLALDMDPEGRDDFERF, from the coding sequence ATGCAGTTCAAATCCATCAAGACAAAGATCGTCGTCATGGCGGGAGGATGTCTCCTGACGACCGTGGTGGTGCTGGTCGGCATCCAGATGTTTTCCCAGTCGCGGTCGGACCGGTTCGTGGGGGAAAAGGTCAACGAACTGATCGAGAAGGAAACGAGTCAGAGCCTGATGGCCGTGGCCCAGCGCGAGGCGGGGACCATCAGCCGGAAACTGAACATCAACCTGGATACCGCGAGGACCATCGCCGACGCCTTCAATGCGGTCAGGAAGGCCTCGGGCGCGGGGGCTTCGTTCAACCTGCGGACCGCGTTCAACGACATCCTGCTCAGGGTGCTTGAGAACAACACGGAATTTCTGGGGGCCTACAGCGCCTGGGAGCCCGAGGCCCTGGACGGGCAGGACGCCCTCCACGCCGGGGACAAGGAGTCGGGCCACGACGCCACCGGGCGGTTCGTGCCCTATTGGAACCGCGACGAGAGCGGCCGCATCGCGCGCCAGGCCCTGGTCGGGTACGAGGACGCCTCCAAGCATCCCAACGGGGTGACCAAGGGCGGCTGGTACCTGTTCCCCCGCGAGCGGGGCAGGGAAAACATTCTCGATCCCTTCCCGTACATCGTTCAGGGCCGCCAGGAGTGGCTGACGACCATGTCCGCTCCCATCGTGGCCGACGGGAAGTTCCTGGGCGTGGCCGGCACCGACCTGCGGCTCAAGTTCATCCAGCAGCTGAGCGAGGAGGTGGCCAAGTCCCTGTACGGCGGCGAGGCCCGCGTGCAGGTCGTCAGCTATCTCGGCATCGTGGTCGCGGACAGCCGTAATCCGGACTCGGTGGGCAGGCCGTTCAAGGACGTCTACCAGGGCGACTGGAAAAAGATCGTGGACAGCATTCAGGGCAGCAAGTCCTATGCCGACATGACGCCGGGCAGGAAGACCGTCGACGTCAGCGCCCCCATCGAATTGGGCCGCACCGGGACCCCCTGGGGCATCCTGATCGAGGTGGACCGCAACGTGGTCTTTGCCGAGGCCCGGCACCTGGCCGAGGTCATGGCCGAAAATTCGCAAAACAACGTGGTCATCGGCGTGAGCGCGGGCGCGGTCATCGTGCTCCTGGCCTGCCTGGTCCTCTGGTTCCTGGCCAACAGCCTGGTTGCGCCGGTGCGCAAGGCCGTGGCCTTCGCCGAGAAGATCGCGGGCGGCGACTTCGTGGACAACCGCATCGACGTCAAGCAGAAGGATGAAATCGGCGTCCTGTCGAGGACCCTGAAGGACATGGCCGACAAGCTCAAGGGCGTGGTCGTGGACGTCAAGTCCGCCTCCGAGAGCGTGGCGTCCGGGAGCACGGAACTGTCGGCGTCATCGCAGTCCGTGTCCGAGGGCGCGACCACGCAGGCCGCCTCCATCGAGGAGATAACCTCGTCCATGGAGGAGATGACCTCGAATATCGCCCAGAACGCCCAGAACGCCCAGGAGACCGACACCCTGGCCACCAAGGCGGCCGACGACGCGCGGGTCAGCGGCGAGGCCGTGGAACAGACCGTGGCGTCCATGCGCAGCATCGCCGAGAAGATCTCCATCGTCGAGGAAATAGCCCGCCAGACCAACCTGTTGGCGCTCAATGCGGCCATCGAGGCCGCCAGGGCGGGCGAACACGGCAAGGGCTTCGCGGTGGTGGCGGCCGAGGTCCGCAAGCTGGCCGAGCGGAGCGGCGCTGCCGCCGCCGAGATCAGCGAGCTGTCCGGCAGCAGCGTGGAGGTCGCCGAGAAGGCGGGCGAGATGCTCAAGCGCCTGGTCCCCGACATCGAGAAGACCGCGACCCTGGTCCAGGAGATCACCGCGGCCAGCAACGAGCAGAACGCGGGCGCGGGCCAGATCAACCATGCCATCGCCCAGCTCGACACGGTCATCCAGCAGAACGCCTCGGCGGCCGAGCAGATGGCCTCCACCAGCGCGGAGCTGGCCGGCCAGGGCAAGCACCTTCAGGAGGTCATGGCCTTCTTCCACGTGGAGGAACGCGGCATGCCGCGCACCGCCACCAAGGTGGTCAGGAACAGGCCCGCGGCCATCCCCCAGTCCAAGTCCGCCCCGGCCCGCCCCCAGGGCCTGGCCCTGGACATGGACCCGGAAGGCCGGGACGACTTCGAGCGCTTCTAG
- a CDS encoding secondary thiamine-phosphate synthase enzyme YjbQ: MKSYRKELFYEIPTRRAFVNITEDVEVCLRESGIREGLCLVNAMHITASVFINDDESGLHHDYEVWLERLAPHEPVSQYRHNGFEDNADAHMKRQVMGREVVVAVTEGRLDFGTWERIFYGEFDGRRRKRVLVKIIGE; this comes from the coding sequence ATGAAATCGTATCGCAAGGAACTCTTTTACGAAATTCCGACGCGGCGCGCCTTCGTGAACATCACCGAAGACGTGGAGGTGTGCCTGCGCGAGTCGGGCATCCGCGAGGGACTGTGCCTGGTCAACGCCATGCACATCACGGCCTCGGTGTTCATCAACGACGACGAGTCGGGCCTGCACCACGACTACGAGGTCTGGCTGGAGCGGCTGGCCCCGCACGAGCCGGTCTCGCAATACCGGCACAACGGGTTCGAGGACAACGCGGACGCGCACATGAAGCGCCAGGTCATGGGCCGCGAGGTGGTGGTGGCGGTGACCGAGGGGCGTCTGGACTTCGGCACGTGGGAGCGCATCTTCTACGGCGAGTTCGACGGCCGCCGCCGCAAGCGGGTCCTGGTCAAGATCATCGGCGAATGA
- the speD gene encoding adenosylmethionine decarboxylase, with protein MNTVGVHCILELKGCPSHLLDDEQFILETMVSASQRAMSTLLDITSHKFEPQGVTALALLAESHISIHTWPESGYAAVDIFTCGQTARPRIACDYFVREFQASDHTLTVLPRGNGCGCHHPLTPKEEATLWQARS; from the coding sequence ATGAACACTGTCGGTGTGCATTGCATTCTTGAACTCAAAGGCTGTCCTTCCCATCTGCTCGACGACGAGCAATTCATTCTCGAGACCATGGTCTCCGCATCCCAGCGGGCCATGTCCACCCTGCTCGACATAACAAGTCACAAGTTCGAGCCGCAGGGCGTAACGGCCCTGGCCCTGCTCGCGGAATCCCACATTTCCATCCACACCTGGCCCGAATCGGGCTATGCGGCCGTGGATATCTTCACCTGCGGCCAGACCGCCCGGCCCCGTATCGCCTGCGACTACTTCGTGCGCGAATTCCAGGCCTCGGACCACACACTGACCGTGCTGCCGCGAGGCAACGGCTGCGGCTGTCACCATCCCCTGACCCCGAAAGAGGAGGCGACCCTGTGGCAGGCTCGAAGCTGA
- a CDS encoding spermidine synthase produces MAGSKLSSDYWITEYMTEDDVHLHGVEQILDFKRTEYQEMSIVRSRTFGTGLVLDGKWQVSERDEFLYHEPLVHTALYQHGAPRRVLVLGGADGGAVREVLKWRSVEKAVQVEIDRVVYDACQEHLAAIHQGCFQNPRAEIRFGDAFEVLEKEGGSWDVIICDLSDPLEDSPAMNLFTREFFTTCREALAPGGVFVIQAGPVTPPFDDGHARIVRTLGTVFEHVTHFFSCTPTYVVPLGFALGSLKPLDTDPEPAKVDALLAENVDGPLKFFDGIALRGLMSPPKYLRDKVAQGDSLSTLHDPARYTGTGVKS; encoded by the coding sequence GTGGCAGGCTCGAAGCTGAGTAGCGATTACTGGATCACCGAATACATGACCGAGGACGACGTCCACCTCCACGGGGTGGAGCAGATCCTCGACTTCAAGCGCACAGAATACCAGGAGATGTCCATCGTCCGTTCCCGGACCTTCGGCACCGGCCTGGTCCTCGACGGCAAGTGGCAGGTCTCCGAACGCGACGAGTTCCTCTACCACGAGCCGCTCGTCCACACCGCCCTGTACCAGCACGGCGCGCCCCGGCGCGTCCTGGTCCTGGGCGGTGCGGACGGCGGGGCCGTGCGCGAGGTCCTCAAGTGGCGGTCCGTGGAAAAGGCCGTCCAGGTGGAGATCGACCGCGTCGTGTACGACGCCTGCCAGGAACACCTGGCCGCCATCCACCAGGGCTGCTTCCAGAACCCCCGCGCCGAAATCCGCTTCGGCGACGCCTTCGAGGTGCTCGAAAAAGAGGGCGGCTCCTGGGACGTGATCATCTGCGACCTGTCCGATCCCCTCGAGGACAGCCCGGCCATGAACCTCTTCACCCGCGAGTTCTTCACCACCTGCCGCGAGGCCCTGGCCCCCGGCGGCGTGTTCGTCATCCAGGCCGGACCGGTCACGCCGCCCTTTGACGACGGCCACGCCCGCATCGTGCGCACCCTGGGCACCGTGTTCGAACACGTCACCCACTTCTTCTCCTGCACCCCCACCTACGTGGTCCCGCTCGGCTTCGCCCTGGGTTCCCTCAAACCCCTCGACACCGACCCGGAACCCGCCAAGGTGGACGCCCTCCTGGCCGAAAACGTGGACGGCCCGCTCAAGTTCTTCGACGGCATCGCCCTGCGCGGACTCATGAGCCCGCCCAAATACCTGCGCGACAAGGTCGCCCAGGGCGACTCTCTGTCCACCCTCCACGACCCCGCCCGCTACACCGGCACCGGCGTCAAGTCGTAG
- a CDS encoding pyrimidine dimer DNA glycosylase/endonuclease V, with protein sequence MRLWTVHPRFLDTKGLTAVWREGLLARKVLRGETRGYTRHPQLVRFRNHPDPLAAIDAYLAVILAESRNRGYHFDATKIDERAQAAPIRETTGQLDYEWRHLLNKLKERAPERFEDSRLLKPAPHPLFVLVQGDVREWEKR encoded by the coding sequence ATGCGGCTGTGGACCGTCCACCCCCGGTTCCTGGACACCAAGGGGCTCACGGCCGTCTGGCGCGAAGGCCTGCTCGCCCGCAAGGTCCTGCGCGGCGAAACCAGGGGCTACACCCGCCACCCCCAGCTCGTCCGCTTCCGCAACCACCCCGATCCGCTCGCGGCCATCGACGCCTACCTGGCCGTCATCCTTGCCGAATCCCGCAACCGGGGCTACCATTTCGACGCCACCAAGATCGACGAACGTGCCCAGGCCGCGCCCATCCGCGAGACCACCGGCCAGCTCGACTACGAGTGGCGCCACCTGCTCAACAAGCTCAAGGAACGCGCCCCGGAACGTTTTGAGGACTCCCGTCTCCTGAAACCGGCCCCGCACCCTCTCTTCGTCCTCGTCCAGGGCGATGTCAGGGAGTGGGAGAAACGGTAG